ACGACACGGCGTACATTGACTTTTTTGAGAGCATACCGCACATATCGGAGACGGGCGATCTTATATACACGCTGCCCCAGCAGCAATGCACTTTCCAATTTAGGTTCACTGATTGGCGCGCGCCATGTATTTCGGTCTGGACCGATGAGAAAGATTCCCtttagagttattccccctgaacgGCCCCTCGAAAACCAACTCTGCTACATGGCCTGCATGTCAGCCTGCTTCTCCTGCATGCCTGCGCGGACCTGTGCTGTCTACAGCTACAGCTAAGTATATGACACTATACATTTTACAACAGCATCATTTTACGTACATCTATATGGTGCCATCGAATGGGAAGCTCTGTTTTGGCACTCGTGCACAAGCCCCTAACCTTAAACCTATTACATTATGCACTGCCCTGTCACATTGCTCCACGCGTACCAGTACCTGCTGTATGCCTCGAATAGCTAGAATGTCTTCAGACATTTATTCTATTTGGtttgctacatatgtacatactgaaCGTATGTTCGATGGGGAAAGCACCTCAGTCCATACGCCGGCGTCCATTGCTGCcactgcatgcatgcatgcatgtcgATCTCCTTGCAACTACAATACTGCATGCATGGATGTATAGAAGGCACGCACGGACCTCCGTGCAAGCTTGCACAAAAGGTGTACTTGCTATTCAAGAAACTTGATATAACACGCACGCCAGTGCAGGGATGTGTAATCATTTTGTCCAGTGGCCAAAATTCCGGTTTAAGGTAgaatatatacgtatgtatatctacatgtaggctaaataTAGATCCGCGAGTACACTGAAATGCCAcccccaaaaaaataaaataaaataaagatgaaatgaaataaatacggGCGTACATCACATAATGTAAAAACGCTGCGCACATGCCTGAAGAAGCATTGGCTTTGGGCGGGCAAGTGTTGCATCCATTTGGAGTGCACTTTGATGAAGGGCTCTTGTGGGCAAATTTGGTGTGAAAATGTTGACCCCAGCTCGGACTTTGTTTATAAAGCTGTTGAGGTGGGGCGTGTGTGAAGGGCACGTCGAAATTTTGGCCGATTACCCACAATGCAGCGGGGCGACCGTTCACGTGTAATGCGCAAGCCTATATGCATTAACTGTATACACCGTGACGTGGTGCTGGAAACGATGGCGTAATATTAGAGTCATATATAGGCTATGTTGCATGGTGTGTTTACTCGAGGCACATGTACGCACGCTAGCCATGCAGAGCATTTGGATCAGGGATTATACACGAGTTTGTCGCATGTGATACTTTACGTGCACTTCGACAcattattctgtaagacggatcgaaAGGCAGaaaccacgtgatctccttagtataACAAGCGGCGTGGGTGCAGAAGACGGTCCTGCCAACGTTATTGCACAGGAAAATGTCTGTGTtcgaatcgctgtcagcgatcttgtatccgtttgattcgtataattttcagctttccagatagtctgagtatttctgcagagctttcgtgaagttattttgtacaactataggccttactggtcgctagcgaagtCCATGGCAAAaggtgaccttttccccaatgctttaacaatgGGCGGccatttagtttttgttttcgaCACAAAAGGGTGCATGGTGACTTGTCCTCCAGCTGCGGACccgtctttttttatttctttattattattacattttttgtgtgagTCCATGTATGCATGCCTCCATTCAGtgacttatttatatatacgtgGACATACAAGTTGGAAACtacacgggctctgcccggtttcgtcccaccatagtgctggctgccgtggtataagtggaatattcttgagcacggcgtaaaacagcaattaacaAGTAAgtaagcaagtaaataaataaaataaatcaataaataaataaatataggagcTTTATGGATGGGTTCTCGGTCCACTCACTTCCGCTTAATTTAGcacaatttaacattttaagtaGTGCTCAAATTGCTCTTTGTGGATGTTTGTCACTTTACTGCGCTACACactatatacacaatatatacagctgcatgcatacatgcatgggGAGAGCAGGCGAAGAGCAGTGAGTGAGCGACCTGTATGTGGTTGGGATgccttaacgccacatcggcagaaTTTCAGCCATGCACGTCATGgcgagtatatatataatatatatatatatgtatagagagagagagagagagggagaggtTGTCCTCTTACATGAATGTAAGATTTTATATATAGGACATGTAAATTAAGAagtaatctgtttattttaacagaaagcccgttatctgagtgatgtaataaaatgtattttgttataacGTAAtgctgtcatattcaacatatattAACCCCAAAGTTAGTGTAATAGAATCAATATGTTGCATTGAGAGAGAgagtgtgtgtgtacacatgtgtgttatattaaaCAGAAGAATCTCTTTGCAGAATGTATTCTAGAATCACGTAGACAAAGAGATTTCGGTAAATTTAACGCAttaattttttcaaagaatGTCGGAAGAACGTGCCAATTGCTCACACGAAGACATACAGGAATGTGCACGTGGGAACGTACGTTGAGAtcctgcatacatatacacatgcacacgtTTATGCACACATATGTACGTATAGACATGTACGTAAAAGTGAGTGCATGGGATTGCTTTACAAGTGCTTAGATGGAAAAGGTTCTTTCGGGAAGaattggttggccctgaaaagggccgttggatgGATAGTGTCCTGACAGACAGTCGGTGTTCTGGGCGCTTATTTGCCGGCCTTCTGGGTCTTCTTGGGCAGGAGGACAGCCTGGATGTTGGGCAAGACACCTCCTTGGGCGATGGTGACGCCGGACAGGAGCCTGTTCAATTCCTCATCGTTTCGGACGGCCAGCTGGAGATGTCGAGGAATAATTCTGGATTTCTTGTTGTCACGGGCGGCGTTTCCTGCCAACTCGAGAACTTCGGCAGCCAGGTATTCGAGCACGGCAGCCAGATAGACAGGAGCTCCGGCTCCCACTCGCTCGGCGTAGTTGCCCTTTCTCAACAGACGGTGGATACGTCCGACGGGGAACTGGAGTCCAGCGCGGGATGAGCGAGTCTTGCTCTTTCCCTTGACTTTACCGCCTTTACCACGTCCAGACATGATGCTTGCTGTGCTAGTCGAGTGTACGGAGACAGATCTCAATAATAACTGGCTTGCGCGTTTAGTCAGCGCTTTTATACTGCCGAGGAGGATTCTGCTATTTTTAGGCAGGTTTTGGCGGGCGACCAATCCCTGAGCCGTGTTAGTCGATGACCGTGGCTCTCTGAAAGGTCCGCGCTTTTAGGCGCAAAACTGTTCAGGAACAAAGCCTTGTGGATACAGGCTGTCggggttgggggttgggggtATTTTTTAGGGGGGGGCGGGAGGGGGGAGGAAGAAGAGACAGCTATGGACATGGCTGCTTTATCGAGCTGAATGGCCAGGgttgtgtaatatatatgacaaatttcattttttctttatatgcaagtatgtatgtatgtatgaaggtgCTGCTTAGATCAATCGCCCAAGTATATATACCCCTCTGTCTGTATATGTacttatgtatgcatgtacgtgtgtatgtatgaaggtgCTGCTCAGCTCAATCGCGCAAGTATATATGTCCCtctcagtgtatatgtacaggccTATATGTCATCGGTGTCCATTGACTCTTTACAGGCCACATGCATGAAGTCACGTAACAAACgactgaagtatatatatatatatatatatttgtgcagCATATGCGATGTGCAGGTGTATAAGCCCTACACTTGTACGGATTACCGTGTGTGTATACAGTCTAGCCATAGTTTTCTTGTTAAGGGAAATGCATGGGTAACCTGCCTGGTAGGCACATGATGAACcatgtagtaaatatatatctgcataCATGCAAATGCGTCGTTTTAGCTCGTGTCGGTCGAGTTTGTGAAGCCATCCATTTAGGACGACAGGCTAACCATACATAGTGCCGTTACACCTATAGTGTAGACATGTCGCATGCAGAATGAATAAAACTATGATATTCACGTCAAATGTCTATGGTCATCGCCGTGGAGGGAGGTGGgtggttgtttatttatttattgattgtgtGTTAATTTCGCTCTCTATACAATCTATGCGTTTAGGTGTCGGGGCTTGGGGAATTGATGCTTACATACACGGGTGCACATCTGACAGGGTTGGCTCGAGCGGAACTAAATGGCTTGCTGACAAGAGAATTATTGCGGTATCAGACGGTACAGTATAACGTACACCTGGAACGGTCATAAACCAGTGCTCAGAAAGAGAAAGTACTCTTCCGGGAAGggttggttggccctgaaaagggccgttgggaGTTTTCAAGCGACGAGGAGTTTACTTGCTGCTGGTGTACTTGGTGACAGCCTTGGTACCTTCGCTGACGGCGTGCTTGGCCAGCTCACCGGGCAGGAGAAGACGGACAGCGGTCTGGATTTCCCGACTCGTAATGGTGGAGCGTTTGTTGTAGTGAGCCAGGCGAGAGGCCTCGGCGGCAATACGCTCGAAGATGTCGTTGACAAAGCTGTTCATGATAGACATGGCCTTGGACGAGATGCCGGTGTCAGGGTGGACCTGCTTCATGACTTTGTAGATGTAGATGCCGTAACTTTCCTTCCTCCTCCTACGCTTCTTCTTGTCCCCGGACTTGGGGGCAGACTTCTTGATAGCCTTCTTTGCTCCTTTGGAGCCGGTTGGTGTTTTGGGTGCCATGGCGGTACGGCTGCTGCTCAGTCAGAGATAGCGCTGTAGAGTGACGTGCCGCCGAGGCGATCGGCCTTTTATAAGACAAGcccggcttgtaaagttggaggGAAAAGCGGAGCGCGGACCTGACAGAGAGCACTAAAAGTGATGTATCATTGGCGGGCGTGTTTTCGTATATCCTCTCGCCTACGAGACAGGAGATTGAGTGCTTACCAAGATTACCACGTCCGTGGGCATTCTGCACGCGTGTGTTTCTAGTATGTCGACAAGAGAAGATTTCATGTTCCACTTTCTGCCCGTTTCCCACATACCAACAAGATATACGACGCAGATCCAGTGATTGTATGGGTTAGCTACATGGTCAGGTTATATGCCTTGAAGTATGGATtgaccgcaaattgttggactCAATCAGATCATATCTTACAAACAAAGCATTGTCAGGGCGTCATTCGACCAATCAAATGCCACAATACAAAGCCCAAATTCACAGCGAAGTAGAAAATGGTGAAACAACAACCACGTGTGTATTATTTACACATACGTACAGCTATAGATTAGGTACCTGTGTGCAGTACCGGTATGGTACCGAGCATTTATAGTTtattaataacatatttttattaatgcatgtaccttatagcatgaaaaaaatcatttaatcaCATTTGGTTCGCCTTTAAACGTGTGAATTTTAAACCTTGAAATTCCGACTGGGGATCAGGATTCATATAGTTTCGAGCACCCGGGATCCTGGCAGTGACCAGTACGTCATAAGTAACAGAGAGGTAAATGGACCTAAATGCTGATTTTTCTGGTGCAGCAATTACTTTAGTTCCCCATTTTGCCACTAGGGGGCGCTATCTGGTAACTCCTGTCCGTCCCCCAATTTTATCAGTGGGTGCAGTATTACAAGACAGTGTAATTGCAAGACACCGTGGGGTCGCTGCGTTAAATTAtgatttaattataattatataattacaatTTAACTCAGTTATAATTCATGTACAACGCACAGAGCATATTCCTGCAATCTCTGCCCTTCACAACTATACTTTAACTTCAGTTTCAATTTTGGCTTTCAATACTTGTTTGcaacgtaaaacacgaatcaaatgaataatataatcaacacatgtttacgtacatgtatgttggcacGGTAACTTACAAATCTTGTAGGTAAGGTGCATTAGTCAGGGCTTTAGGTCACCGGGTGTTGTTCTGAGTGgctgtgtaaacaaacatgtttcATTGACAACTGGGTTCCACggcagtgtatatgtgtaactggagcagctttccagtgcttatactagcagtagttAGCAGGAATTGCCcgttagctcagttggtagagcgctggacaTCAGCTGCAGAAACCCGAGTTCGAATGTGACCGACGTAGTGAAATCTTTCAACCATTCCACTGGTACCTTGACCCAACAGGTTCCAAGAAGCGTGGAGCTCTGGGCCAGTGATCGTGGGTGTGTTTTGGGAGAGTGGGGAGGAGTGTaacaggagcagctttccaTTTCactcacaaatattaaaatttaccCTCAAGTTCCTCTATGTCAAGCTTTCTCTGATATtcatattgttttctgtttcagtgtgCATGAAGTAGGACCATACAATGTGCACTCTCATCAAATGCGCTGTGAAGTTCACGCTGTCAACTCTAAAGTCACATCGATGCACATTGTCAAAAATTCAGGCTTGTTTGTactctctattttttttttgtgtgtataatttAAACGTAGTAGTTGAACTATGTCTAGTAATGTTAAGCATTTAGATACTGTGTATTCCATCGCTGTTTTCTTTCCTGCCTATAACCTAGagttcctcttcagccgtaagtgggaaggtctgtcagcaacctgcggattgtcatggatttcccccgggctcggcccagtttccacccaccataatgctgaccgctgtcgtataagtgaaatattcttgggtacagcataaaacaccaatcaaataaaataaagaaataaatataacctaGAGTGTTACTTTACATACTACTAACGCCAATAATCAGtttattacacacatattttcttttctaccatttcatcatttgttttgtatgcacGTGTAATTCAGCTGccaatatcattttaatgtctAAACAGTGTTTCAAATTCTTGGGTGACAAAATAATAACTCTTGTTACAGGTTATCCCCTTCATATGGAGCCCACCAATTCTCTAAGCTGATGTGTCTAACTACTCAGTGCTCACAAGAGGTGGAGCTGTGAAAGCTTGTTCTTGGAGAGTTCAACATTGACTGATACAGGGGGTAGTCACTTAATTGGTTTTCACCTATTCATATTGTTTgtgcttcatttttacatattactTAGTTTGTAAGGTTGTTTGTCTTGTAAGTACATCTGTAATCAATACTCATCTTAACAATTtaggtttaaaaatttttggcTATCAGTATTTGTCATACAAGTGTGCCATTTAATGTATTTGCTTTCAGTATACATATTAATAACTGGGTCATACCTAGTATCTTCACATTTCTTTGGGGTATTATAatccatttaaatgttttttgctaatgtaattttctgttcATACACTCCCCTCAAAATTTTCTTATCTGCATCAGTGGGGAACTCGTTCACGCATGAATCAAAACATTCCCAAACGTGAActcctttattttttgttctttcctttattaaaaCACAGTTGTCAGggacagaagaaaacagtgcattttagTGTCATTGAGAGCTTGTGTGTAGCTCATCCTCAAGTCTCCCATAAAAATGTATGTTGCTCAGGCCTAAGCATTTCACAATGGCCTTTGTGGCAGAGGGTTTagctctgtctgttttcctcccTTCCAGGCAGCGGTGTGTTCTCTCTTCAAAATTTTGAGAGGAAAGTTTGTTTTTGGGAACTCATTTACTGATGGCCAGGTTAAAAGCCTCTGCCTTGTTAGTACTTAGCAAGTGGCTTGTTTTACTCAGAGCAGATTGTCCAAGGATAAAAGCCACACGTTGCCTGATTGTATAGTCAGTCTAAGGGCTAGCAACAAGTTCAAAATTGTCACTCACTAAACACTATTTTTAATGCAGTTATCTCCTTTGGTTCCTCCCCACACATATTAataatatgataataataatatatttgttgaaGGTAGCTCGGTCAATTTCCACTGAAACTGTTCTTCTCAAAGACCTTCAAAGAGAAAACAGTATGTAGGAAACATATGAAAagattaaaatacataaaaaaaatacatcagtatttataaaataaaagaaagcattgtgtattttgaaaagtgacatacattcatacatacacactcaacaacacaaccaatagtgctgtcACTGCAACTGTCCCAGCCAGCGGGGGAAGTAGGGTAGTGGAAGACGCCCCATTATCGACCCTTTTCTGCCCTCCTGCTGTCTGGAACCCTGACACGCATATACAGAGAACAAGCCAAATGAGTGGAAGATTGCCCCTTTAGAAATAATTagaaataataaaattgttCTTTAGAAATAACGGTAGATCATTTATGTATAGTATAAAAAGTAAAGGCCGCAATATGGAGCCAGCCTTACAAGACACTTGCTTTAATATCCTTAGCATTATACATTTCTCCTCCACAAACAACCATTTGTTGTGTGTTAGATAGGTATCACTGGAAGGATGTAAGAGCAGTTGAGTgaatttgtatgctttaagttTTTTAAGTAATATATTGTGATTAACAGTATCAAATACCTGCTTGAAGTCTACAGGTACAGTTCCAATAACTTCAGTGTTTTCTGTCGCTGTAAACCAGTGTTCAACCATTTTCAGTAATACAGTTCCACAAGAGCGTAAGAGGGGCAAaaaccacatttatttttgctcaataatttaaaatttgaggGATACTCATATAAACAGTTACGTAAATGTCGTTCAGtgatttttgaaaaactgaGTAGGACAGATATTGGATGATAGTTTTCAACTTTGAAACCCTTTTGTGAAGAGGGATAACCATGTCTGGTCataacacatttgtttattagcATGGTAAAAGATTTTGCAATAATAGGGGCAgatgatgaaagaaatttagAATTGACATTGTCTAGATCACTAGCCTTATCTATATCAAGCCTTAAGAGGTATTGTAAAACAGAAACGTACAAGATATTTGGTATGGAGTAAAAAGTATCATGAAGAACTTTTCCCTCAACTTGTTCCCTGAGTCTTTCAAGACTTTGAACAAAATTGTccttgtttatattattaatatctatTAAAGAATGGGGACAGTTGAGAAGAAAGTActgaaaatatggaaaattttaGCTGGATCATCTATTAAATTGCCATCCTTCTCAGTCATAGCCAAATACTGCTTGCACAAACAGTGATCTCCCTGATAACACAGGACAATGGCATCTGTTACGAAAGTCAGGTTTCTACATATGAAGTCCTGTATGTCACTTGGAGTCTGTCAGTAGGCCTCTGTGCACTCACTGTTTCACCTAGATGCAAAGTCGTCCGCAAAGCCAGTTTCCTGTCTTTCTTTCACTCCGCTGTCCTTGTGGGGAACACATTGTCACAGAATGCCATCACTTTCACCCTGCTGCAATGGCTTTTCCCCAAGTGGTGTGTCCAGATGGTGCATTGACTCAATGGTCCATGGCTACTGCGTATAATGAACTGTCCGCATCGGTTGTTATGTGTTTCACCTTATCTGTACTATTGATGCCTCATTGTGCTTGACTAGACTGTCTTAAACTACATTGCAATGAGTGCAACAAAGGGCATGCAAGTTCAGCGTGTTCAGTAACTGACCCATTTTCATTGCTAGTGTGGGTTCATTCCAACTAGCAGACATTTTCATTGTCTTTGCCTGCTTggggtcgctctgagttcaagtccagctcatgctggcttcctctctggccgtaagtgggaaggtctgtctgtctTCCCCaaggttctgcccagtttccactcaccataatgctggctgtcatcgtataagtgatgtattcttgagtactgcgtaaaacaccaatcagataaattaaataaataaatttttgcctGATAGTATCTCCATGGTACAACTTTCTACTTTTAGAAGAGAAGCCGCACTCAGCACAGGCAAACCTCTCTGTGACGCACACACCCCAAGACACCTCGCTGTTCAAATCTCAGTTCAGCCCTTCAGGACAGTATGATGTTGTGGTCCAGTGGTAGGCAAATGCGGTATTCTACAGCTCGGCGGTCTTTCCCAGGTGCAGCAGTGTAGATGTTTTGCTCAGCTTTTGATCTCTGGCGTTCAGCCTACTGGTAAGAGTCCATGACAGTGGGAGCGAATGGGCCAGTACACCAACATCATAGGGTGGTAGATCGCAGTCCAACAAGTTCACACATTCAATTTTTGTCCAATCCATGCAATCTCACACAGCTGCTGTTgctcatatgtacatatgtttttggcACATTCCTACCAGCCTGAGTGTTGCTTTATTGCCTCTGATtgaatagtttttttcttttcctaaaCCTTGACACCTGTCTCTTTCTCTGTCCTTTGGCCATGGCAAACACtgtgtttctcaaaaagtacaaaatcccATATCTAATGTGAGCTTCACTGAATAATTTTATTCTGCCAGGCATATCCAGTTTCAGAGTTTATATGCACCCAAAGCACTTACCTGTTATGTATCCCCGACATCCATTGACACTTTCAGAACCTATCACTTATGCACCACTTGACagttaaacattaacatttaaaacctcaagttttcctttttgacagttttatttgattggtgcttcctTGTGCTAAAGCAGCATAAGTTTCAGTCAAGTCAGTCAGTTCAACCACAAAATTAAGGTTCAGCCTTACAACAAATCACAGGAATCTGGGAAGATGTCAATGTGACACGTCAGTAGTCACTGTTGTCTCCAGCACCCGTCACACTATACAAACTAGCCTCTATTATGATTAGTCAGTGTCTCTTAATGTCATTGGCTCTTTTCATATATTCCCactgaaaaaatgaattaaaaaaaccAATCTGAATGTAGTGCCTGTAACATggaattgaccaatcacaggatTGCAATTGCCACAAACAGTACacggattgccaaatgcagttgaCCATGTGTATACAAATACCACAGTCCACAGTGGCATCTTTTAcaaccacaatgatttacaaatctataacatatgaagtcactgctctgcattCTTTATGCATGTTATGAACGGTCATATTTAagacaatgtaatattttatgccttttttgtttatttcatggcAAGATCTTAATTAGGTGTTCAAGCCATTCCGGGTTGATTCCCTCTTGTGTTTGTTAagattatttgtctttattattattctcaccaAAATTGTGCCGCGTTTCTGGTGAAAATGGTTATTCTGaagtttatgaaattttaacatgtttacagaCATAAAGCtgcattggcaatatttcaggcatattGTGGGGACTGTAGGACTTGAAGTTGTGCATCCTAACTTTTAGGTAGATTTTGTCACGTGActtggcggccatcttggattttgatgaaaacctgaaaaaaatcttcttctccagaacggcTGATGTGACTGAGCAGAAATTTCAACTGAATGTGTACAAAGCCTAGGCTTGTTAAGTTTGAGAATGAGAACTTCCttggttgaaaattgtacaagcttGCTATTGGGTTAAATTGTCTTGTAACCCCAaagttttttgctaataatgTCTACACTTGTTCAGGTGATGTTCTGCAAATAGTCCTGTCATATGCAGTTTTTGACGCTGATTccgaaaatgcaatttttgcaaaaccggaagtgacatTATCAAAACCAGAAGTGGGTATACCTCCTTAACCAGTGAAGCTAGAGATGCAATCATCCCAAGGCAGgcagacaaattttacattaccGGAAATGACGTCAACAACCCGAAAGTAGTACATGCCaaaaaatttgcagttttttcattctcaaaattgaaaaacttctaaGCGAAAGAGGCTCGACAGAAATGCGTGAAACTTAGATAGGTGACGGACCTGGAGATGTGCTTTTACGAGTAAAGATTTGGGTGTCCTCAAGTCATGTGATGTGGCGgccatatacatttgatatgaaaatgtttgagaGTCATTTTCTCCAGAACCCTGTCTGATTGTCTTGAAATTTAGCACACGTAACAAGCGTTCCCTGGAGACTGTTTGGAAGAAAGAATGCaatgtttatgcaaattaggttttaCATGATACAGAGGAAGTGATATCacgtttttgtgtgtgtgtgttttttggaatTTCAATATTCTAAATATGCTATCTGACATAATTTGATGTCCAGATCACgaatttgttcttattttttccCTGTAAGATGTAGTTATGTTGCAAATTGTGATCAGAAATTTGCACTTTCCCCATATTTGTAGGtcttgtgacagaaaactgatgCACCTGTAGAGTTCAAGATTGCTGATTGAAAGGgattatatgtactgtatgtatgctgaaaatgtttgagttGTCTTAAGACAGGATATACAGGGcttcaaaatttgataaaaggCCGATTTACGattttttggcacatttacaagacatgttacataatgcatatacaatCTGTTTAAGTCTAGaatgaatgtagaaatattgtaagtatGCCATCCGACATAGTTTGATGTTCTTATCTCGAACccggtcttattttttttcttgatgtgtATACTTTTGACCTAAA
Above is a window of Liolophura sinensis isolate JHLJ2023 chromosome 7, CUHK_Ljap_v2, whole genome shotgun sequence DNA encoding:
- the LOC135469908 gene encoding histone H2A, which produces MSGRGKGGKVKGKSKTRSSRAGLQFPVGRIHRLLRKGNYAERVGAGAPVYLAAVLEYLAAEVLELAGNAARDNKKSRIIPRHLQLAVRNDEELNRLLSGVTIAQGGVLPNIQAVLLPKKTQKAGK
- the LOC135469909 gene encoding histone H2B, gonadal, which encodes MAPKTPTGSKGAKKAIKKSAPKSGDKKKRRRRKESYGIYIYKVMKQVHPDTGISSKAMSIMNSFVNDIFERIAAEASRLAHYNKRSTITSREIQTAVRLLLPGELAKHAVSEGTKAVTKYTSSK